Genomic window (Synechococcus sp. LA31):
ATACGTGCCCACCAGATAGCCCAGCAACCCAATCGCGACGGCGGGCAGGGCCAGCTCGGCGCGTCCGATGGCCGTGGCCAGTGCAAGAGCAGTACTGGGGCCTCCGATCGAGGCCTGGGAAGCCACCAGGGTTTCCGCCATCCCCCAACCACGCCAGCGGCGCAGCACCAACACAGCCAACGCCTGCAGGGTCACGATCAGGGCCGCATAGAACAACACCGGCAGCCCCTCTCCCAAAAGCCCAGCCACCGATGAGCTGAGACCCATCACGGTGAAGAACGGTTGGATCAACAGCAAGCCCAGCCCATAACAACCGCGCCGACTGCTTGCACCCGGCAGTTGCGCCGCCAACAGGGCGAGGGTGGTGAGCACCAAAATCGCAGGCAGAGCAGGCCAGAGCCGCTGCAACACCCCTGTGAGCCCATGGGTTAGGAGCAGCAGTGCACTCCCCCACACCAGGCCCTGCCACCAACCATCAACCGCCTCCATCGGCAGGGCTTGGGAGGGGGAAACAGCCGCCACAGCCCTCGCTCCGCATTGGCGGCCCAGCCACAAACTCACCGCGAACCAAACCGCGAACACCAAATAATCCGCGGTTGTGGCGACAGCCAAGAGGCTCTCTGGCGGCTGAAGCGCCCTCGCCACCGACACGAAGTTGAGGCTGCCGCCGGTGAAGGTGGCGGTAAACACCCCGGCCAACACACCGCGTCCTGAACCCAGCAGCGGTTGCAGCAACCAGCCGCCAAGCAGCACCGCCCCCAAGGTGCTGAGCACCGCCAGCAGGAATGGCAGCAACAAGCGACGGGCCTCGGGCCAGAGCCGCCGCAGATCCACCGCCAGCAGCAACAGCACAATCGCCAAGGAGGTGAGCGGGCCGTTGACCCACCCTGCTGCGGCGGGCTCGGGTTGAACGCCGCTGATGTTGCTCACCAGCAAACCGAGTAGCAGCACGAGCATCGTGGTGCCGAGCTGACGGCCCGCAGCGGTGGCCTGGGCGATCCACCAGCCCAGAGCGGTGAGCACCAGGATCAGCAGCAGGGAAAGCAGCATGGGATTCAAGGAAGAGGCGTGCCGTCATGGCAGCGGATCACGCGGCCGGCGCCGCGCAGCTCGAGGCGGTAGTGCACGCTCACTGGATCCTGCAGCTGGGGATCGAGGCCGTCGAGTCCGATTCCATTGCGGCCATGCTCACGGCCGCTGCTGTGCAAATAGCGGCCGCCGCCGACATACAGCCCCACGTGGGTGCAGCGCTGCGGCCGCCCAAAGAAGATCAAGTCGCCAGCGCGCAGCAGGTTGTAGCCACCCGGCGCTACGGCCACGGGCTGGCAGAAGCGCTCCTGCTGGTAAGCATCCCGCGGTAGCCAGATGCCGGCACTGGCAAAAGCAGCCTGGATCAGGCCGGAGCAATCGAAATCAGGGCCCAGGGTGCCGCCCCATAGATAGTGATTCGGTCGCTGGCGAGCCTGCTCGGCAAAGGCCAGCACCGCTGGCAGTGCCGCCTCGATCTGCCCTGCATCCAGCAGACGCAGCGGCGGCGGCAGACAAGCGCGGGCATGCCCCAGCACTTGATCGGGATCCAGCCAGCCTGGATAGCCGTCTTCCAGCAGTTGCACCTTCAGGCGCTGGCAACCCGGCCGCAGTGGCTCCAACACGATGAGAGCTCGGCCGGCGGCCGCCTGGGTGGCCAAACCTGGCCCCCGCCAGTGGCTGGTGAGATCCACGGGAGCGCTGAGGCGCCAGCAACTGCCTGGTTGCAGCAGTTCGAGAGCCACCGGTGTGCCCTCGGCCAACCTGCCTAATCTCGCCATTGCCCCCTTTGGCCGCGATGGCGTTCTACTGCCCGGATGGGGCGATGGCCCAACAGCTGGAGGCCACGATCCAAGCCCTGGAAGCCGATGGCCGGGCGGGGCTTGGGCGGCAGCTCTCAATCACCTGGCTGCGCTACAGCCATTCGCTGATCGACAGCGCCTCCTCCCGCAGCGATCTGGAAAGCTTCTGGGCTGATCAGCCTCGCGGTGCCAGCTGGCGAGGCGATCAGGCCCGCTATCCCGCCAGCGTGGTGAAACTGCTGTATCTGGTAGCTGCCGAGGCCTGGCTGCAACGCCAGCTGATCGACGACACCCCGGAACTGCGCCGTGCCCTGGCGGACATGATCCGCGACTCCAGCAACGACGCCACGGGCCTGGTGCTGGATCTACTTACCGGCACCACCAGTGGCCCACCCCTGCCCGAAACAGCCTTCGCGAGCTGGGCCCTGCGCCGCCGGCTGGTGAACCAGTGGTGCGAGCAGCTGGGCTGGAGCGAGTGGGCCGGCTGCAATGCCTGCCAAAAAACCTGGGGCGACGGCCCCTACGGCCGCGAACGCCAGTTCTATGGAGCAGACCTGGAAAACCGCAACCGCCTCAGCACCGATGTCTGCGCCAGGCTGCTGCATGGGGTCATGGCCAGCGCGCTCGTGTCACCGCCCGCCTGCAGCCGCATGCGCGAGCTGCTGGGCCGCAGCCTCGATGCGGACGAGCGCGCCGGTGATCCTGACAACCAAGTGGATGGCTTCCTTGGCGCCGGCGTGCCAGCAGGAGCGCGGGTATGGAGCAAGGCCGGCTGGATGAGCCAGGCCCGGCACGATGCGGCCTATATCGAGGCCGAAGGGCATGCCCCCACCCTGCTGGTGGTGTTCAGCGAAGGCCACTCACGAGCCGGCGATGAGCAACTCCTGCCCGAGCTGTGCAGGCAACTGCTGGCGGCCTAACGCAAGGGCGGCGACAGCAAAAAGCCCCCTCGTTAAGGGGGCTTTTTGCTCAGGCTTCAGACCTGGAACGGAGAGGGAGGGATTCGAACCCTCGACAGAAGTTGCCTCCTGTAACTCCTTAGCAGGGAGCCGCTTTCAACCACTCAGCCACCTCTCCAGCGGCTCGCTGACTTTATCAGCCGCCCGGGCCAATGGAGGGCAGCCGTGGAAGCCGGTGCTTGAAGCCGCAGAGGATCTCCCAGGGGATGGTGCCGCAAGGATCACTCCAGGCCAGCGGATCGATGCGCTCGCCGCCATCGCTGCCGAGCAGTGTCACCACGCTGCCCTGATCGAGCTCGGGGGCATCGGTGGCGTCGAGCACCAGCTGGTCCATGGTGATCGCGCCAACCTGTGGGATGCGCCGGCCACGGTGGAGCACATGCAAGCGGTTGGAGAGCAGGCGCGGAACCCCATCGGCGTAGCCGATGCTCACCACCGCCAACCGGCTGGGGCGCTGGGTGGTGAAGCGATGGCCATAACTCACTCCCACACCAGCAGCCACCTCACGGATCAGGTTCACCCGCGCCCGCACCTGCATGGCTGGTTTCAGCTCCAGGCCACCGCCGAGGTGCGCGGCAGGGCGGTGGCCGTAGAGGGCCAAACCCACCCGCACCATGTCGTAGTGGAGCTGAGGAGCGCGAAGGGTGCCGGCGGAATTGGCCAGGTGGCGACAGCCGCTGGCCAGGCCGGCCTGCTGCAGGGCCGTGAGCACCGCCTCAAAGCGCTGCTGCTGTTGCTGGGTGAGCGCATCGAGGCCGCCACCCGGAGCATCCGCATCTGCCAAATGGGAATACACGCCAGCCAGCTGCACAGCCTCCAGGCCTGAGATGGCTTCCACCAGGCGAGGACCATCGTTCCAGGCTGCCCCGAGGCGGGCCATGCCGGTATCGAGCTTCAGCTGCACCCCCATGGGCCGGCCGCTGCTGTCGGCGAGGTTTTGGCACAGCAGCGCCTCGCGCATGCTGCTGAGGGTGGGCATCAGCTGCCAATGCAGACAGGCCCGCAGTTCATCGGGCTGGGTGAGATTCCCCATCACCAGCACGGGCTGATGCAAGCCGGCCTGGCGCAGTTCCAGCCCTTCTTGCAGCGTGGCCACCCCGAAGGACGTGGCCCCACCGGCGGCAGCGGCCCGGGCCACCGGCACTGCCCCGTGGCCATAGCCATCAGCCTTCACCACAGCCATGAGGCTGGAGCCGGGCGCGAGGGAGCGCAGCAAGCTGCAGGCATTGGCCTGCACGGCCGCTTCGCACACCTCGACCCATGCCCGCTGACGCGGGTGGGGCCAGGGTTCAGCCCCAGGGCTGATCACCGGTGAAGCTTCCGTCATCCAGCTACAGGATGTGCTGAGCGTAAGCGGGGATTCATAACGCCACTAGACGTTCCCCCTAGCATGGCGGGCAATTCACGGGCTGCCAGGGGACGCACTCCCATGGGCCACGTTCTGGTTCTCAACGCCTCCTTCGAACCGCTGAACATCACCAGCTGGCGGCGGGCCACGGTGATGGTGCTCAAAGGGAAGGCCGAGGGCCTCGAACATGCCGCCGATCTGCAGCTGCGGCCTGGCCTGCACCGCCCCACGGTGATCCGACTGCGCCAATTTGTGCGGGTGCCATTCCGTGCCCTGCCGCTGACCCGCCGCAATCTGTTCCACCGCGACGGCCACCGCTGCCAGTACTGCGGCAGCCTGAGCGAACGGCTTTCAATTGATCACGTGATGCCGCGCAGCCGCGGCGGTAGTCACAGCTGGGACAACGTGACCACCGCCTGCCTCCGGTGCAACGTGCACAAGGGCAACCGCACCCCCCGCGAGGCGGGGATGGTGTTGTTGCATCAGCCGCGACGCCCGCTGAGCGGCCCCTTGTTTGAGGCTCAGCGGCAGATGGCCAGGGGCCAGCACCGCGAGTGGGCCAAGTATGTGCAGGGTTGGGACGAACGCGACTTGAGCGCCGCCGCCTGAGCGGGACTGAGCGCACCATTCAGCCGTTGGCCTGCTCCGCCAGAGCCTCAAGCTGGCGACGCTGATCGGCCGATACGCAAGCTCCAATTACTTCAGCCAGCTGGCCCTGGAGCACCGGTTCGAGCGAAAAGTTGCGGCTGAGGCGGTGATCGGTGGTGCGGTTGTCCTTGTAGTTGTAGGTGCGGATCTTCTCGCTCCGGTCGCCCGTACCCACCTGAGCCAAACGGGCGGAGCGCTCCTCCGCGTTAGCCGCCGCCAGCTCGCGCTCATAGAGCTTGGCTCGCAAAATCTCCAAGGCCCGTTCGCGGTTTTGCAGTTGGGAGCGCTCCTGGGTGCAGAACACGCGGATGCCCGTTGGTTTGTGCAGCAGGTCGACCGCCGTCTCCACCTTGTTCACGTTCTGGCCGCCGGCACCGCCAGAGCGGGCCGTGCTGATCTCCAGATCACCGGAATCGATCTGCACCTCCACCGGATCGGCCTCAGGCATCACCGCCACCGTGGCTGTCGACGTGTGCACACGGCCCTGAGATTCGGTGGCCGGCACCCGCTGGACGCGGTGCACCCCAGCCTCAAACTTCAACTGGCTAAACACACCCTCCCCTTTGATCGCCAGGATCAATTCCTTGTAGCCGCCGAGCTCAGCTTCCGATGCGCTCACCGGCTGCACCTTCCAGCCCACGCTCTGGGCATAGCGCTCATACATGCGCGCCAGATCGCCGGCCCACAGGGCGGCCTCATCACCGCCCGCACCAGCACGAATCTCCAACATCACACTGCGCTCATCGCGAGGATCGCGTGGCAGCAGCGCCAGGGTGAGCTGCTCCTCGAGGGCACTGATCCTCGTGGCCAACACAGCCAGTTCTTCCTGGGCTAGGGCCTCGAGGTCGAGATCGCCGCGGCTCTCGCGCAGCAGCTCACGGGCCTGCTGCTCCTGGCCTTGGAGGGTCTGCAGTTCGTCGTAGCCCATCACCAGAGGCTCGAGCCGGGCCCGTTCGCGGGCGATCGGTTCGAGCTGCGCAGGGTTGGCGGCCACATCCGGATCCGCCAGCTGGCGCTCCAGGGTGTCGAAGGTGGTGCGCGCCGCGTCGAGGCGCTCGCTCAGAAAGGAAGCATCCATGCAGGAAGAGAACGACCGAGCAACCGGTGGACAGCAAAAAGCCGGATGCCCTGAAGCATCCGGCTCTCAGTAGTTACCGCACCACAGGCACGACAACCATCAAGGTGAGGGCGATCAGGCTTTGGAGTCAGCCGCCTTGTTATCACCGGCAGGCGTATCGGCGTTGGAGGCGCCGGCCATGCCGTATTTGCGCATGAAACGGTCCACACGACCCTCGGTGTCGAGAATCTTTTGGGTGCCGGTGTAGAAGGGATGATTGCCGCTCCACACATCCACGTGGAGTTCGGGCGAGGTGGAGCCGGTGGTCATCACCACTTCTCCGTTGCAGATCACCTTGGCATCGGGGTACCAGGTGGGATGGATTTCGGCCTTCGGCATGACGGATACGGGGCTGAGGAGCGGAAGCGGAATCAGCGCTTGGAGAACTGAGGAGCCTTACGGGCTTTCTTCAGGCCGTACTTACGACGCTCCTTGGCGCGGGGGTCACGGCTGAGGTGGCCTTCGGTCTTCAGAGGCTTGCGGTTGTCTGGGGAGAGTTCGCACAGAGCACGGGCTGCACCCTGCTTGATGGCGTCGGCCTGGCCGGTGAGGCCACCACCACGCACGTTCACCAGCAGGTCGTACTCACTCGCGAGACCCAGGGTCTGCAGAGGAGCGTTGACGGCAGCCAGATAAACGGGGTTGTAGTTGAGGTAGTTATCGCCGGGGCGACCATTGATGGTCACAGTGCCGGTGCCGGGAACCACGCGCACACGGGCGACCGCAGTCTTGCGGCGACCTGTTCCCCAGTAAACGACGGTGTTGGTGCTCATTGGGCGGAAGCGGCGGGATCGAGGGCGAGGGCCTGGGGCTGCTGAGCGGCGTGGGGATGCTCGGCACCCTTGTACACCTTCAGCTTGCGGAACAGCTGACGACCGAGGGCGTTGTGAGGGAGCATGCCCTTCACAGCCTTCTCGATGATGCGCTCAGGAATACGGGCCTGCAGCGCAGCAAAGCTTTCGGTCTTCATGCCACCGGGACGACCGGAATGGCGGCGATAGACCTTCGTCGTGGACTTGTTGCCACTCACCTTCACTTTCTCAGCATTGATCACCACGACAAAGTCGCCGGCGTCGATGTGGGGAGCGAAGTTGGGGTTGTTCTTGCCCCGGAGCACCGATGCCACTTCACTGGCGAGACGGCCGAGGGTCTGGTTCTCAGCATCCACCAGATACCACTGGCGACTGGAGGGATCCTGAGGGGGAACGAGAGTCTTGTTCATCGCACCGGCGGGCCGGATCGGTAAAGCTCCACCACTCAGCAAACGAGCAGGGGGGCGGGACAGGGTGTCTGGACGGAATGTCTGGACTGGGACGGCAGGGCGTCCGATCACTCGGACGTCTGTAGCTCGTGGAGCGACACTACCTCGCGGCCGAACCCACCCTCGGCGCGGAGGGAGCGATCAGGCGCGCGGAGGAGAGTCGGACGACTCCAGCAAATACCGCGGTTGACAATCGTACCAGGCCACATCCGGGAAGACCGCTGTGGGGTACCCCACCCGCAGCAAGGTGAGCCCATGGGGCGGAGCTGCCTCTTTGACCTCATGGCGGGCACCGCTGCGCCAGCGCAGCGCGAAGGCCTCGAGGCTGAGGCGCTGCTCACCCACAGCCACCAGCTGCCCCATCACCAACCGCACCATGCCGTAGAGAAAACCACTGGCCTGAAGCTCCACATCGATCAAATCACCACGCCGCTCCACCTTCACCTCCTGAAGGGTGGTGCGCGAATGAGACCTCGAGCTACCCGCCCGTTCAAAGGCGGCGAAATCATGTTCTCCGAGCATGCCCTCAAGGGCCTCACGCATCAGCTGCTCGTCGAGACGCAACTGGTAGCGGTGCCAGGTCCAAGGTGCCAGGAACAGATTCGGCAACCGGGCGTTGTAGAGGGTGTATCGGTACCGCCTGTAGGTGGCACTGAAGCAAGCGTGCCAATGGGGGGACACCTCGACCCCAGCACGCACACGGATACTGGCCGGCAATCGCCCATTCAGGGCGGCAGGCCAACGAGAGGCTGGGATCGGACCTTCCGCGTCAAAGTGCACCACCTGAGCTGCGGCATGCACCCCTGTGTCAGTGCGCCCAGCAGCCTGCACGCGCACAGGCCGGCGAGGATCCAAAGCGGCAATGGCCACTTCGAGAGCTTCCTGAATGCTGGGATCACGGGGTTGCCGCTGCCAGCCGCAATAAGGGGCCCCGTCGTATTGCAAGCAGAGCGCAATGCGCCGCGTTGCGGGGCTCACAGGATCAGCGCGTGGTTCCACAACGGCGAAGGGTACAGATCCAGACACAACAAAGCCGCGCGGACCGATGGATCCCACGCGGCCAGTTGGTGAGCCGAAGCTGAATCAGACGAGCTCGATAATCGCCATCTCGGCGTTATCACCACGACGGGGAACGGTACGAATGATGCGGGTGTAGCCGCCGTTGCGATCGCCGTAACGGTCTTGTGCCTTATCGAACAGGGCGTGAACGAGCTGCTTGTCGTAGATGTAGCCGATGGCCCGGCGGCGGGCGGCGAGGCTGCCATCCTTGGCCAGGCTGATCATGCGCTCAGCTTCATCGCGCAGGGCCTTGGCACGGGCTTTGGTGGTCGTGAGACGACCTTCGCGGATCAACTGCGTCGTGAGAGCGCGCAGCATGGCTTTGCGTTGGTCAGCGGGGCGTCCCAGCTTGGGGACTCGGCACTGGTGGCGCATGACGGATGCGGAGGGTAAGCGTTAACAGGGAAGGAGTCGTGACGCGCGCTGAATCAAGCGCTGGTGCGGCTCTGGGGCAGGGAGATGCCGATGCGTTCAAGCGCCTCGATCACTTCATCAGCCGACTTCGAACCGAAGTTCTTGATCTCCAGCAAATCTTCGTAGCTGAAGCCCATCAGATCGGACACGGAGTTGACCTGGGCGCGCTTGAGGCAGTTGTAAGCGCGAACCGAAAGGTTGAGCTCCTCGAGAGGGATCTGGGCCTCAGCGGAAGGCTCGGGCTCCAGGCCAGGCTCATCGACCATCGTGAGACTGGCCAGGGGCTGGAACAGCGCAATCAGCTGATTGGCCGCCTGGGCCATGGCATCGTCAGGCGTGACGGAGCCATCGGTTTCGATCTCAAGACGCAGGCGCTCGCGGGCCGAACCACCTTCGCCCACAGCGGTTTCGTCAACGCTGTAGTTCACGCGGCGCACCGGCATGAACACGGCATCGATCTGCAATAGATCAATGGCACTGGTGTCTTCGTTGCGACGATCCACAGGGCGATAGCCCACACCCCGCTCCACGTGCACCTCAAGCTCGAGGCTGTAGCCGTCGGCCACGGTGGCAATCGGACGGTCAGCATCGATCACGCTCACCTGCGAGGAAAACTGCAGGTCGGAGGCGGTCACAGTGCAGGGGCCATTGGCCACCAACCGGCCGATCTCCAGCTCGCGGGTGCGGCTGCTAACGGCGATGTCCTTGCAATTGAGCAGGATGTCGAGAACGTCTTCACGCACACCGGGCACGGTGGCGTACTCATGATTCACGCCGGCGATGCGCACGGCGGTGATGGCGCTGCCCTCGAGGGCTCCCATCAGCACGCGGCGCAGGGAATTGCCGAGGGTGATGGCCTGACCCCGCTCAAGGGGGCCGATCACAAAGACGCCGGTCTGGGAACGGTCGTCGGCGATCTGGTGTTCAACCCGATCGATCTGGTACTGCAACACGGTCTGAAGCTCAAAAAAAGAGGAGGAGCCCCCTCTGGGGCGGGGCAAGGCGTCGGATCAGACCCGGCGACGCTTGGAGCGACGGCAGCCGTTGTGGGGCAGAGGGGTGACGTCGCGAATCAAGGTGATCTCCAAACCGGCCACCTGCAGAGCACGAATGGCGGTTTCACGGCCGGAGCCAGGACCGCGCACCAGCACCTCGATCTGGCGCATCCCCTGCTCAAGGGCGCGACGGGCGGCGGCTTCTGCAGCGGTCTGGGCGGCAAAGGGGGTGCCCTTACGGGCGCCCTTGAATCCGCTGGCCCCAGCGGAGCTCCAGGAGATCACTTCACCGGCGGTGTCGGTGATTGAAACGATGGTGTTGTTGAAGGTGCTTTGAATGTGCGCCACACCATTGGGCACATTGCGCTTCGTTTTCTTGGCGCCGGATTTCTTGGCAGGCTTGGCCATGGGTTAGAGCCCTGCAGGAGCAGGGAGGTGATCAGGGAACTGAGGGGGGCAACCTGGTGACGACCGGGTCCTATGGGAACCGGACGGCAGGTGCTTGAGGAGGCAAAGAAGGCCGAAAGCAGGCCAGGCCTTACTTCTTCTTACCGGCAACGGTCTTACGAGCACCGCGGCGAGTGCGCGCATTCGTACGGGTGCGCTGACCGCGCACAGGCAGGCCCACGCGGTGGCGACGGCCACGCACGCAGCCGATGTCTTGGAGACGCTTGAGGGCCATACCCTCCTGGCGGCGCAGGTCGCCTTCAAGGGTGTAGCTCTCAGCGGCGCCGCGCAGCTTCTGCACGTCGGCGTCGTCGAGGTCCTTGACGCGGGTGTCGGGGTTGACCCCGGTTTTGGCCAGGATTTTTTGGGCCGTTGTCAGGCCAATCCCGTACACATAGGTGAGGGCGATTTCGATCCTCTTGTCACGAGGAATATCAACGCCGGCAATCCGAGCCACAGAAACTAACGATGGGGTGAGCAGGGGAGGGGTTGGCCCAAGGGCCGGGAGCAAGACTCAACCAGGGATCAACCCTGGCGCTGCTTGTGCTTCGGGTTGGCGCAAATCACCATTACCCGGCCGTGGCGACGGATCACCCGGCACTTGTCGCACATCTTCTTGACCGAGGCACGCACCTTCATGGGAGCGGTCTCTCCATTTTTGCAAACGACGACCCTATCACAGCGGTCAAGCCAACAAAGCTGCAATTCGCGCTCCGATCTGCTCCACCGTGCCGGCTGCTTCCACGGGCGCCAACAGGTTTCGCTCGCGGTAGTAAGCGATCAGAGGCTCGGTCTGTTGGCGATACACCTCGAGGCGATGGCGGATCACCTCCTCGTTGTCGTCGGCACGGCCGCGAGACAACAAACGCTGGACCAGCACCGCATCGTCGAGCTCCATCAGAACCACCAGTTCAATCTGCTGACTGAGCTGTTCAAGCAGCTGTGCCAGGGCATCGGCCTGGGCCACATTGCGAGGGAATCCATCCAGCAACCAGCCGCCACTGTGGGCCTCCAAACGGCTGCGCACGATCGCCAGCACCAGCGCATCGCTGACCAGCTCACCACGAGCCATCACCGTCTCTGCCTCCTTGCCGAGCGCACTGCCAGCGGCCACTTCGGCGCGCAACAGATCTCCGGTGGAGAGGTGAAGCAGCCCCTGGCTTTCGGCCAAACGCTGAGCCTGGGTGCCTTTACCGGCGCCCGGGGGGCCAAGGAAGAGAAGGCGTTGCTTCATCACGAGAGGGGTAAACAACAAATCGGAGTGGGACAACAACAGACACCTGGCATGAGCTCAGCCAAGGCTCACTGGCGCACCATGCCTTCGTAGCGCTGCGAGATCACAGCGGTCTGCAGCTGTTTGGCGGTTTGGATGGCCACGCCCACCAGGATCAGCAGGCTGGTGGCACCCAAGCCCTGGAAGGTTTTCACCTGGGTGGCCGATTCCACGGCCGAGGGGATGATCGCCACGGCGCCGAGGAACAGTGCGCCCAACAGGGTGAGTCGATTCTGGACACCACTGAGATAGGTGGCGGTAGCCGAGCCAGGCCGCACACCCGGGATGGCCACGCCGGAGCGCTTGAGGTTGGTGGCCACATCCACAGGGTTGATGGTGAGGGTGGCGTAGAAGAAGGAGAAGCCGATGATCAGCGCAAAGAACAACAGCGCATAAACCCAGGGCGTACCGCTGTTGGGGCTGAGGGCAGAAGCGATGTTGATCAGCAGGGGCTGTTTGGTGATGTTGGCGATGGTGAGGGGCAGGAACACCACAGCCGAGGCAAAGATGATCGGCATCACACCACCGGCATTGAGCTTGAGCGGCAGGTAGCTCTGACGGGCTGAGAGGCTTGCACCGCCCACCTGGCGCTTGGCGCTGACGATGGGGATGCGGCGGTTGCCCTCCTCAACGCAAACAATGCCAACGATCGTGACGAGGAACACCGCCACCAGCACCACGATCCCGCCAACAGTGCTGCGATCACCGCTCTGGGCGAGCTCAATGGTGGAGCCCAAAGCCCGCGGCAAGGTGGCGACGATGTTGAGGTAGATCACCAGAGAAGCGCCCTGGCCGATGCCGCGCTCGGTGATCACCTCACTGATCCACATCACCACCATCGATCCCGTCACCAGGGCAACGGCGGTCTGCAGCACGAACACCAATTCGGACGTGCCGGCGATGGCATAGGGGCGCAGGATCAGGGCGAACACCACGCTCTGCAACATGCCCCAGCCCAGGGCCACATAACGGGTGTACTGGGCGATCTTGCGGCGGCCGGCCTCACCTTCGTTCTTCTGCAGATCCTCCAGCTGGGGCAGAGCCGAGGTCAGCAACTGCAGGATGATCGAGGCGTTAATGAACGGCAGGATCCCGAGGCCAAAGACCCCCAAAGTGGAAATGCCACCACCGGTGAAGATGTCGAGGAAGCCAATCAGCTGACCACCGCGGGCGATGAAGTCCTGAAAGGCGGCCCGATCAATGCCGGGGACGGGGATATAAATCCCCAGGCGAACCAGCAAAAGCAGGCCCAGGGTGATCAACACGCGGTTGCGCAGATCCTTGGCCTGGATCAGCTGCGTGAAAATTTCACCGGCACTGGGGTTACGACCCCGGCTGACGAGCATGACGGGCGTGCAGAAGAGGAGAGAACAAAAAACCGCCTGGTGAAGCCGTGGGGCTCCGCCAGGCGGCACCGACGCTAAAGGGTCGGGAGTAGCACTAAGCCGAGGCTCAGATCACTTCGCAGGTACCGCCGGCAGCCTCGATCTTCTCGCGGGCGCTGGCGGTAAAGGCGGCAGCCTGAACGGTGAGTTTCACCTTGAGATCACCGGTGCCCAGCACCTTAAGGGGATGCTTAGGGCTGGTCACAATGCCGTCCTTAACGAGGCTGTCGAGATTGACAGTGCTGCCGGCGGAGAGTTCAGTCAGCTTGCCCACATTGATCACCGTGAAGTTCTTGGGATTGATCACGGTGAAGTGCTTGAGCTTCGGCACCCGGCGGTACAGAGGCATCTGACCACCTTCAAAGCCCGGACGGGTGGGTCGACCCGAGCGGGACTTCTGACCGCGCATGCCGAAACCGCAGCTGGCACCCTGGCCTGCAGCAATGCCACGCCCCTTACGGAGCTTGCGGCGACGGGCCCCTTTCTGTGGGGCGAGGGACTGGAGATTGAGCGACGTCATGGCGGTCCTCAGGAGTAGATCTGCTCGAGGGAGATGCCACGCTCCTTGGCGGTCTCCTTATGGGTGCGCAGGCCGGCCAGGGCATCCATGGCGGCGCGCGCGTTATTGAGAGGGGTTTTCGAGCCCAGGCGCTTGGCCAACACGTTCTTGATGCCAGCGAGCTCCAGCACCGTACGGATCGAACCACCCGCAATCACACCGGTACCCGGAGCTGCGGGACGGATCAGCACGCTGGCAGCGCCATCTCGGCCGTTACCAAGGGTGGGGATGGAGGAATGCCGGGTGAGAGGCACCTTGACCAGGTGCTTCTTGCCATCGGCAACACCCTTGCGGACGGCGCCGATCACATCGCCGGCTTTGCCGACGCCCACGCCTACCTGGCCCTTCTCGTTGCCGACGACAACGATGGCCCGGAAGCTCATTTTCTTACCGCCCTT
Coding sequences:
- the secY gene encoding preprotein translocase subunit SecY, which gives rise to MLVSRGRNPSAGEIFTQLIQAKDLRNRVLITLGLLLLVRLGIYIPVPGIDRAAFQDFIARGGQLIGFLDIFTGGGISTLGVFGLGILPFINASIILQLLTSALPQLEDLQKNEGEAGRRKIAQYTRYVALGWGMLQSVVFALILRPYAIAGTSELVFVLQTAVALVTGSMVVMWISEVITERGIGQGASLVIYLNIVATLPRALGSTIELAQSGDRSTVGGIVVLVAVFLVTIVGIVCVEEGNRRIPIVSAKRQVGGASLSARQSYLPLKLNAGGVMPIIFASAVVFLPLTIANITKQPLLINIASALSPNSGTPWVYALLFFALIIGFSFFYATLTINPVDVATNLKRSGVAIPGVRPGSATATYLSGVQNRLTLLGALFLGAVAIIPSAVESATQVKTFQGLGATSLLILVGVAIQTAKQLQTAVISQRYEGMVRQ
- the rplO gene encoding 50S ribosomal protein L15; the encoded protein is MTSLNLQSLAPQKGARRRKLRKGRGIAAGQGASCGFGMRGQKSRSGRPTRPGFEGGQMPLYRRVPKLKHFTVINPKNFTVINVGKLTELSAGSTVNLDSLVKDGIVTSPKHPLKVLGTGDLKVKLTVQAAAFTASAREKIEAAGGTCEVI
- the rpsE gene encoding 30S ribosomal protein S5, giving the protein MTETNDQIQSNAVPGAADVPAAAEGQQERRGGRGEGRGDRRGGGRGRDNRRGQERDSEWQERVVQIRRVSKTVKGGKKMSFRAIVVVGNEKGQVGVGVGKAGDVIGAVRKGVADGKKHLVKVPLTRHSSIPTLGNGRDGAASVLIRPAAPGTGVIAGGSIRTVLELAGIKNVLAKRLGSKTPLNNARAAMDALAGLRTHKETAKERGISLEQIYS